In the genome of Coregonus clupeaformis isolate EN_2021a chromosome 11, ASM2061545v1, whole genome shotgun sequence, one region contains:
- the LOC121577115 gene encoding serine--pyruvate aminotransferase, mitochondrial-like, producing MSSLSVPPPKCLQKTFVAPQRHMFGPGPSNVPARILAAGAEPIIGHMHPEMLEIMSDIKSGIQYAFQTQNNMTIAVSGTGHTAMECAIFNAVEPGEGVLTAVNGIWGERAAEMAERMGARVNSIVTSAGGYFTSEEIDQALAKHKPVLFFLTHGESSTGVVHPLDGIGDICHKHNCLFLVDCVASMGGAPLYMDKQGIDILYTGSQKVLNAPPGTAPISFSERACQKVFNRKTKPVSFFLDMTCLANYWGCDGKPARIYHHTVPVSAFYSLRESLAILAEQGLENSWQRHKEVAEYFHEGLENMGLKLFVKDKNARLPTVTTIVAPPGYDWKEITSYTMKNHNLEISGGLGPSVGQVLRVGLMGCNSSKTSVDMVLEALRDALRYCHKTKL from the exons ATGTCGTCCCTCTCCGTCCCGCCACCAAAATGTCTCCAGAAAACCTTTGTGGCTCCGCAGCGACACATGTTTGGACCCGGACCGTCCAATGTTCCTGCTCGGATCTTAGCGGCGGGGGCCGAGCCCATCATCGGTCACATGCATCCAGAAATGCTCGAG ATAATGAGCGACATCAAGAGCGGGATCCAGTACGCCTTCCAGACCCAGAACAACATGACGATAGCCGTGAGTGGCACGGGACACACGGCCATGGAGTGTGCCATCTTCAACGCCGTCGAGCCAGGGGAAGGGGTTCTCACTGCAGTCAATGGGATCTGGGGAGAACGGGCAGCGGAGATGGCAGAGAGGATGG GTGCCAGAGTTAATTCCATTGTGACATCTGCGGGGGGATATTTCACCAGTGAAGAGATTGATCAG GCCCTGGCCAAACACAAGCCTGTACTGTTCTTCCTAACCCATGGAGAATCCTCCACAGGAGTAGTTCATCCACTAGATGGAATTGGAGACATTTGTCACAA GCACAACTGTCTGTTTCTTGTTGACTGTGTGGCTTCAATGGGAGGTGCACCACTTTACATGGACAAACAAG GTATCGATATCCTGTACACTGGCTCACAGAAGGTCCTGAACGCCCCTCCAGGGACCGCCCCCATCTCCTTCAGTGAAAGAGCTTG TCAGAAAGTATTCAATCGGAAAACAAAGCCGGTGTCGTTCTTCCTGGACATGACCTGCCTTGCCAACTACTGGGGGTGTGACGGCAAACCGGCTAGAAT ATACCACCACACTGTGCCTGTGTCTGCCTTCTATTCTCTCCGGGAGAGTCTGGCTATCCTCGCTGAACAG GGTCTGGAGAACTCCTGGCAGAGACACAAGGAGGTAGCAGAATACTTCCACGAAGGACTAGAGAACATGGGCCTCAAACTGTTTGTGAAAGACAAG AACGCCAGGTTACCTACAGTCACCACTATAGTAGCACCCCCTGGGTATGACTGGAAGGAGATCACCAGCTACACCATGAAGAACCACAACCTAGAGATCTCTGGAGGACTGGGACCATCCGTTGGACAG gtGCTGCGTGTGGGACTCATGGGATGTAACAGCAGCAAGACAAGTGTTGACATGGTGCTGGAGGCCCTGAGAGATGCTCTCAGATACTGCCATAAGACCAAATTATAA